Below is a window of Tsuneonella deserti DNA.
GCGGCGGAGGATCTTGCCGGAAGGATTGCGCGGCAGCGCGTCGATGAAATCCACGGTTTTGGGGCACTTGAAGCCGGCGATTTTCTCGCGCGCATAGGAGATCACGTCGCCCGCCTCGAGATGGACGCCAGGCTTGGGAACGACCACCGCCTTGACCGCCTCGCCCCATTTCTCGTCGGGCACGCCGATAACGGCCACATCGGCGATCGCGGGGTGACCATAGATCGCGCTTTCGACTTCGGCCGGATAGACGTTCTCGCCGCCCGAGATGATCATGTCCTTGATGCGGTCCTGGATGTAGAGGTAGCCCTCCTCGTCCATGATCCCGGCATCGCCGGTGCGCAACCAGCCATCGGCCGACAACACGCGGGCGGTTTCCTCTGGCCGGTTCCAGTAGCCGACCATCGTCGTCGGGCTGTAGATCGCCACTTCGCCGATTTCACCCGGAGGGAGCGGATTGCCCTCGGCATCGAGGATTCGGATCTCGCACGATGGCAGCGCCTTGCCGGCCGAGCGCATCACGCCCTCGCGGCCGGGCCGGTGGTCTTCCGGCGGCAGGCTGACGACGGTGCCGTAGGTCTCCGTCATCCCGTACATTTGCGCAAAGCCGCAGCCCAGCTTCTCGACCCCGCGCTTGAGCAGGTCGAGCGGAATCGGGCTCGCGCCGTAAGCCATTCCCTCGAGGTTGGAGAAATCCGCGTCCTTCGCATCGGGATGATCCAGCATCATCTGCAGCGCGGCAGGGACGAGGAACGCCCACTTGGCCTTGTAGCGCTGGATGTCGCGCAGGATCAGCGCGGGATCGAACTCGGTATGGATGATGAGCTGCTGCCCGCCGTTGACCGCGCCGGTGACGGAGCCGACCCCGGCGATATGGCCGAACGGCATCGCGTGGATCAGCGTGTCGCCAGGCTGCGAACTGAACCAGCCGATGCCCTCCTCCTGCATGATGGGGCGCAGCACGGTGGCGTTGCGGTGAGTCAGCATCACCCCCTTGGGCATACCGGTGGTGCCCGAGGTGTAGAGCTGGAGGAACACGTCGCCGCGATCGACTTCGGTCGTCACCGGGGCATCGGACTGGCCGTCGCGCCACTGGTCGAACCGATCGTCCATGATCACGCGCTGGCCTTCGAAGGCTTGTCCTTCGAACAATGGCTCGACGAACAGGGCGGCCGCTTCGGCATCCTTGAGGATGAACTCGATCTCGGCCGGGGCCAGGCGCCAGATTACCGGCACCAGCACCATGCCGGCGCGGGCGACGCCCATGACCAGCTCGCAGGCGCGCCAGGAATTCTTGCCGAGATAGGCGACGCGGTCGCCCTTCTTGAGGCCCATCGCGGCAAGGCCGTTGGCGATCTGCGTCGCATGCCGGTCGTAGGTCTTCCAGTCGATGATGACATCATCGTGACGCATCGCGACCCCATCCGGGGTTTCCTGCGCCCACTGGGTCAGCGCCGCGCCCAGCGTGCGCGACTTGTCGGGATATTCCATTCGCCTCTCCTTGGCTCGCCATCATGCGTGGCGAATCTCGGCAGGCAAGTTGCGTTGGGAAACCAATCAGCGCAAGTCCGGTTCGTCGAACCCGTTTTCGAGGAAACGAAGCGCGCATCCGGCCAGCACCGCGCTGCCGCGAGGCAGCGCAGCTTCATCGACGAACATGCGCGGAGAGTGGATCGAGCAGGCGCTGCGCCAGTCGTCGCCCTCCCTGGCCACGCCGAGGAAGAACATCGCGCCGGGCACCTGTTCGAGCACATAGGAGAAGTCTTCCGCGCCCATGATCGGGGTGGGCAGGGTGATCCAGTCCTGCTCGCCGAACAGTTCGCCGGTCACCGCCTGGCCGAGCGCAACCGCGCGCTCGTCGCACATCGTGACCGGGAAGCCGGGGGTGACCGTCGTGCGCGCGGACAGGCCATAGCCTGCAGCCACGCCCTGCGCGGTTTCCGCGATCAGCCGGTGGACCGTGTCGCGGTTGCGCGGCGTCAACGTGCGGATCGTGCCGCGCAGGGTCACCCGGTCGGGGATCACGTTGTGCGCGGTGCCGGCTTCGATCATCGTGACGGTGACGACCACCGCATCGGCGGCGTTGAAGCGGCGGGTGACCATCGCCTGCAGCGCGGTGACGATGGCGCAGGCGGCGGGCACGGGATCGAGCGTGTCGTGCGGCATCGAGGCGTGGCCGCCCTTGCCCTCGACCACGATGTCGAGCTGGTCGGCCGATGCCATCAGCGCGCCCGCCCTTCCGGCCACGGCGCCGTGGCGGGCGTTGGGCATGATGTGGAGCGCGAAGGCGGCCTCGGGCAGCGGCGAGACCAGCCCGTCATCGAGCATGTGCTTCGCGCCGTGGAAACCTTCCTCGCCCGGCTGGAACATGAACTGGACTTCGCCCGCGACATCGTCCCGGCGCGCACAAAGCAGTTCCGCCGCGCCGGCAAGCATCGCGGTGTGGGTGTCGTGACCGCAGGAATGCATCCTCCCGGGCACAATAGAGGCGAATTCGAGGCCGGTGTGCTCGTCCATCGGAAGAGCGTCCATGTCGCCGCGCAGCAGGACTCGCCGGCCCGGCCTGCCACCCTTGAGCGTGGCCACCGCGCCGGTCGTCGAGCCGCCCTCGCGCCATTCGAGCGGCAGGTGCGCGAGCGCGGCGCGCACCTTGGCGAGTGTCTTCGGCGTGTCGAGGCCCAGCTCGGGCTCGGAATGGATGGCGCGGCGCAGGGCGACGATCTTCTCGGAGATCGCGCGAGCCGAATCGAGCAGGTCGGGGTGCAGCATGACAGGAGACTAACCTGCGTTCGCGCGCCTGCATCAGGAAAAGTGTAGTGGTGTGCCCGCGCCGCCCCGTCTAAGGCGCGAGGCCAATGTCGCCCGCCACGCCACAATACTCCACGCTGCCCCGCGTCGGGGTCATCTTCAACCCGCGCAGCCACCGCAACCGCCAGCTGTGCGATGAAGCAGCGGCGCTGCCGGGCGTGAGCGTCGCGTCACCCGAGAAACGCGGGGAGCTCGCCGCGGTCCTGGCCGGTTTTGCCGAGGAGGGCGTCGAATGCATCGCCATCAGCGGGGGAGACGGCACGGTGCGCGATGTGCTGACCGCCGGGATGCGGGTGTTTGGAGATCGCTGGCCGCTCCTCGCGGTGATACCTGCCGGCAAGACCAATGCGTTGAGCCACGATCTCGGCGCTCCCAAGCACTGGACCATCCAGGAAGCCGTTGCGGCGGTGCGTGACGGAAAACGGGTCGTGCGCCGGCCGATGATCGTTCGCGACGTTGAGGGTGGCGGCGAACTTGCCGGTTTCGTGCTGGGCGCGGGCCTGTTTACCGTCGCGGTGAACGCGGGCCAGGACGCGCACCGGCTGGGCGCATTCGACGGTGTGGCGGTGGTCGCCACCGCCCTGTGGGGTATCGCGCAAGGCCTGTTCGGCTCCGACCACAACCACTGGCGCCGCGGCGCGCCCATGCGGATCCGCGTCGGGCAGGAGGGCAGGGAACTGCCACGCAGCGCCAGGGGAGACCCGCGCCGAAGGGGGATGCTGCTTGCCGCCACGCTCGAACGGTTCGCGTTCGGCATCAATCCCTATGGCCGCCTTACGGGTCTCAAGCTCGCGGTGATGGATCATCCGCGCCGCCGGCTGATGGCGATGATCCCGGCTGTGGCATGGGGGTGGGAAAGCGAGTGGCTGGAGAAGGCGGGCCTGCACCGCTGCTCGACCGACCGGATCCTGCTCGATCTGGGGGATCGCTTCATCCTCGATGGTGAGGCCTTCCCCGCCGGAAGTTACGAGCTCACCGAGGGGCCGCGGTTGAGCTTCGTGGTGCCGTGAGCGGGCCGCTCGAGGGGCGGGTCGCCCGGTCGCTCGAAGCCCCCGTGGCCGGGCAAGTGCGCGCAATCGCCGCGCGCCTTGGCGAGGAAGCAGGCGCGCGCGCAGTGCTGTTCTACGGCTCCAACCTGCGCACCGGCTCGCTGGAGGGGGTGCTCGATTTCTACGTCCTGTTGCCCGGCTCCCAGGTCGAGCGAATTTGGCCGCGCGTCTCCTACCGCGAATGGAACGAGGGCGACCTGACCCTGCGCGCCAAGATCGCAACCATGGCGCTGGGCACCTTCGCACGCGCCGCGCTCGGCGAATCGCGCGATACGACGATCTGGGCGCGGTTCGTCCAGCCTTCGGCGCTGGCCTGGGCCGCCGATGCGACGGCACGGCGAGAGGTGACGCATGCCGTGTCGGGCGCGGCGATCACTGCCGCGAGGCTCGCCGCCGCGCTTGGCCCGCGCGAGGGCCGGGCACAGGATTTCTGGCGGGCGCTGTTCCGGGCGACCTATCGCGCGGAGTTCCGGGTCGAGAAACCAGGCCGCGAAAACGACATTCTTTCGGTCAACGAAGCGCATTTCGACGGCCTCCTTCCGCTGGCATGGGAGAGCGGAGGGATAGACTTCGAACGGCGGGGCGACGTTCTGCTGCCGCGCATTGCGGATGGTGAGCGGAAGGCGATCCTCCGCTGGTGGGGCTTGCGCAGACGGCTGGGCAAGCCGCTCAACCTGCTGCGGCTGGTCAAGGCCAGCACCACTTTCGAAGGCGCTGCGCGCTATGCGGCGTGGAAGATCGAGCGGCATACAGGCGTGCCGGTCGAGCTGACACCTTGGCGCGAGAGGCATCCCGTGCTCGCCGCGCCGGCCGTCCTGTGGCGGGTCTGGCGCCAGCAACGCTGAACCGGGTCGCAGCCCGGCCAGCTCACATGTAGCGCATGTTGATGTGGATCGACTTGACCCCGGATCCGACCGGGAACGCGGTCTTTGTGTAGCTCGGCTTGCCGAGATTGAAGATGTTGATCGAAGGGTTGTTCGACATCCCGCCGCCATCGCTCGTCAGGTCGGTGTTGCCGTCGCCGTCGAGATCGTGGCGCACCGCGATGCCGTAACTGCCGCTCGCCGGCACCGGCACGCAGAAGGTCATCGTCCCGGCACGCGCCGGGGCCTCCATCCGGTTGATCCACCGCCCCTTCTTCAGCCAGTCGGCGGCGGTCGCGCGATAGCTCTGCACGCGGATGCGGCCCCTGGAAGCCTTCACCCCCGCGACGGTCACCAGCACGGCCGGGCCTTCGCCGCCGCGGCACTGGGACATGTCGTTGGAGATGGTCTGCCGGTATTGCGCGTGAACCGGCGCGGCGGCGCCGAGCACCAGCGCGCCGAGCGCGATAATGTTGGCAGGAAGGCGGGAAGTACGAAAGTTCATGGAACCGTCCATATGGCGGGGCGGGGCGCGCGGCTCAAGCCGGAGCGCGCCTGCGTGGCCCCAGTGGGTTGCGCGGCCGTGGCTGCGGCGGCCTGAATTTGCCCTGAATTTTCGCCCCGGCTCCTGCGCGAACTGTCACCATTTGGCACGAATGACGCCCGAGTGGGCGGGGCGATGTGGAAAAGGCCGCCTGTTTCGCTTGTGCCCTCCGCAAGGCAGTGGTTAAGCCCTTCACAGGCATCCCGAGGAGCCCCAAAGGCCGTCCCATGGCCCATCCGCTGATCAGCCCGTCCATCCTGTCCGCCGACTTTGCCCGGCTGGGCGAGGAAGTGCGCGCAATCGACGCGGCCGGTGCCGACTGGATCCATGTCGACGTGATGGACGGGCATTTCGTCCCCAACCTCACGATCGGTCCGGGCGTGGTCAAGGCGCTTCGCCCGCACACGGGCAAGCCGTTCGACGTCCATCTGATGGTCAGCCCGGTCGACCAGTGGCTCGAAGCCTTTGCCGAAGCTGGCGCGGACATCATCACCGTCCATCCCGAAGCCGGGCCGCACGTCCACCGCACGGTGCAGGCGATCAAGGGCCTGGGCAAGAAGGCGGGAATCAGCCTCAACCCGGCGACCCCTGCGAAGATGCTCGATTACCTGGTCGACGAGATCGACTTGGTGCTGGTGATGAGCGTCAACCCCGGTTTCGGCGGGCAGAGCTTCATCGCCAGCCAGCTCCGCAAGATCGAGGCGGTGCGCAAGATGATCGACAAGTCGGGCCGGGCAATCCACCTCGAGGTGGATGGCGGCGTCGATGCCGTCACCGCGCGCCAGTGCGTGGATGCGGGGGCCGACGTCCTGGTAGCGGGATCGGCTACCTTCCGCGGCGGGGCGGAGCGCTACGCCGCCAACATCGCCGCGCTCAAGGGGCTTCAAGAGGCTGGTGCCTGATGGCCGACGCGGCGCTTACCGACAGGCGCGCCGCCACCACCGCCCGGGCGCGTGCGATACCGCTCCACGGGGGCGAGGATCCGCACGTTTTGAAGGCCGTGGAAGCGGAAGACGGCGCCACCGGTGATCTGATCGAACCCGGCCGCGCGCTGGCGCTGGCCGATTTCTCGCCTCCCGCGGTAGGCGCGGGCGAGGCGCTGATCCGGCTCGCCTACCGCCTCGGCGTATCGGGCGCCACGCTGGCGCGCCCGTTCGGCAAGCCTGCCCGTCCACGCCTGCTGGCGACGGTCGAAAGCCCTCTGGCCGGCGATCGCGCCGCGGGGGTCGCGCTGCGGGCCGGGCATTTCCTGGTTTACGGGGTCAAGGCGCCGATCGCGCAGATGGACTTCGCTCCAGCCGCCAGGCTGACTCCGCCGTTCGAGCGCACCGTGCACGGCTTCACCTGGCTGCGCGACTTGTGCGTGTCAGCCCCGCGCGAACAATGCACCGCCACAGCCGAGCGGATCCTTGCGGCCTGGCTTGCGGCCAATCCGGGGCCAGGCGGAAAGCAGGGCAAGGGTGCGGCGTGGACGGTGGAGAACGCCGGCCTCCGGCTGCTCGGCTGGCTGGTTCATGCCCCGTTGATCCTGTCCGGGCAGGATAGCCGCCTGCGCACGAAGGCGCTCAAGGCGATGGAGGAAACCGCCCGCTGGCTTGACCGCAGCGTGTCGAAGGCCGGCGACGGGCTTGGTCAGGTCGCGGGCTGGAGCGCGATTGTCTCGGCCGGGCTGCTGCTGCCCGATGGAAAGCCCCGCCGCCTGTTCGGCGAGGCCGGCCTCGTTCGCGCGCTGGGCGAGCTGGTGGCCGAAGACGGCGGCGTGCTCTCGCGCAGTCCGCTGGCGCAGGCTCAGGCGATCGCCCTGCTGATCGAGCTGAAGGCATGCTACCGCGCCGTGCGGCGCGAACCTCCGGCGGCGATCGAGGCGATGCTGGGTATGCTGGTGCCGCCGCTGCTCACCCTCACGCATGGCGATGGCGGGCTCGGTTCGTGGCAGGGCGCGGGCGCGGTTCCGGCAGAGCGCATCGCGGCGCTTGTTTCAGCCAGCGGGGTGCGCACCCGGCCGCTCAAGGACGCACGCCAGTGGGGCTACCAGCGAATCGTCGCCGGCAAGTCGGTGCTCCAGTTCGATGCCGCTCCTCCGCCGCTTGCCCGCCATGCGCGCTCCGGCTGCGCCTCGACGCTGGCTTTCGAGCTCAGCCACGGGCCCCAGCGGATAGTGGTCAATTGCGGCGGCGCCGCGTTCGCGGGCGGACAGGTGCCCGTGCGGATCGAGCAGGGCCTGCGCGCGACCGCTGCCCATTCGACCCTGGTGCTGGGGGATGCGAACTCGACCGCGGTGCTGCTGAACGGCAAGCTTGGAGGAGGCGTCGGCGAAGTCGAGCTCGACCGGCGCACGATCGCGCCTGAAAAGGCGGGGCGGGGCGCCACGCGGCTGGAAGCGAGCCACGATGGCTATGTCGCGCGCAATGGCCTCATCCATCGCCGCATCCTCATCCTGCGCGACGACGGCAGCGAACTGCGCGGAGAGGATCTGCTGGTGCCTGCGGG
It encodes the following:
- a CDS encoding long-chain-fatty-acid--CoA ligase; this encodes MEYPDKSRTLGAALTQWAQETPDGVAMRHDDVIIDWKTYDRHATQIANGLAAMGLKKGDRVAYLGKNSWRACELVMGVARAGMVLVPVIWRLAPAEIEFILKDAEAAALFVEPLFEGQAFEGQRVIMDDRFDQWRDGQSDAPVTTEVDRGDVFLQLYTSGTTGMPKGVMLTHRNATVLRPIMQEEGIGWFSSQPGDTLIHAMPFGHIAGVGSVTGAVNGGQQLIIHTEFDPALILRDIQRYKAKWAFLVPAALQMMLDHPDAKDADFSNLEGMAYGASPIPLDLLKRGVEKLGCGFAQMYGMTETYGTVVSLPPEDHRPGREGVMRSAGKALPSCEIRILDAEGNPLPPGEIGEVAIYSPTTMVGYWNRPEETARVLSADGWLRTGDAGIMDEEGYLYIQDRIKDMIISGGENVYPAEVESAIYGHPAIADVAVIGVPDEKWGEAVKAVVVPKPGVHLEAGDVISYAREKIAGFKCPKTVDFIDALPRNPSGKILRRELRAPYWEGRERQVN
- a CDS encoding M20 metallopeptidase family protein; this encodes MLHPDLLDSARAISEKIVALRRAIHSEPELGLDTPKTLAKVRAALAHLPLEWREGGSTTGAVATLKGGRPGRRVLLRGDMDALPMDEHTGLEFASIVPGRMHSCGHDTHTAMLAGAAELLCARRDDVAGEVQFMFQPGEEGFHGAKHMLDDGLVSPLPEAAFALHIMPNARHGAVAGRAGALMASADQLDIVVEGKGGHASMPHDTLDPVPAACAIVTALQAMVTRRFNAADAVVVTVTMIEAGTAHNVIPDRVTLRGTIRTLTPRNRDTVHRLIAETAQGVAAGYGLSARTTVTPGFPVTMCDERAVALGQAVTGELFGEQDWITLPTPIMGAEDFSYVLEQVPGAMFFLGVAREGDDWRSACSIHSPRMFVDEAALPRGSAVLAGCALRFLENGFDEPDLR
- a CDS encoding diacylglycerol/lipid kinase family protein, whose translation is MSPATPQYSTLPRVGVIFNPRSHRNRQLCDEAAALPGVSVASPEKRGELAAVLAGFAEEGVECIAISGGDGTVRDVLTAGMRVFGDRWPLLAVIPAGKTNALSHDLGAPKHWTIQEAVAAVRDGKRVVRRPMIVRDVEGGGELAGFVLGAGLFTVAVNAGQDAHRLGAFDGVAVVATALWGIAQGLFGSDHNHWRRGAPMRIRVGQEGRELPRSARGDPRRRGMLLAATLERFAFGINPYGRLTGLKLAVMDHPRRRLMAMIPAVAWGWESEWLEKAGLHRCSTDRILLDLGDRFILDGEAFPAGSYELTEGPRLSFVVP
- a CDS encoding DUF2141 domain-containing protein yields the protein MNFRTSRLPANIIALGALVLGAAAPVHAQYRQTISNDMSQCRGGEGPAVLVTVAGVKASRGRIRVQSYRATAADWLKKGRWINRMEAPARAGTMTFCVPVPASGSYGIAVRHDLDGDGNTDLTSDGGGMSNNPSINIFNLGKPSYTKTAFPVGSGVKSIHINMRYM
- the rpe gene encoding ribulose-phosphate 3-epimerase, which translates into the protein MAHPLISPSILSADFARLGEEVRAIDAAGADWIHVDVMDGHFVPNLTIGPGVVKALRPHTGKPFDVHLMVSPVDQWLEAFAEAGADIITVHPEAGPHVHRTVQAIKGLGKKAGISLNPATPAKMLDYLVDEIDLVLVMSVNPGFGGQSFIASQLRKIEAVRKMIDKSGRAIHLEVDGGVDAVTARQCVDAGADVLVAGSATFRGGAERYAANIAALKGLQEAGA
- a CDS encoding heparinase II/III family protein — its product is MADAALTDRRAATTARARAIPLHGGEDPHVLKAVEAEDGATGDLIEPGRALALADFSPPAVGAGEALIRLAYRLGVSGATLARPFGKPARPRLLATVESPLAGDRAAGVALRAGHFLVYGVKAPIAQMDFAPAARLTPPFERTVHGFTWLRDLCVSAPREQCTATAERILAAWLAANPGPGGKQGKGAAWTVENAGLRLLGWLVHAPLILSGQDSRLRTKALKAMEETARWLDRSVSKAGDGLGQVAGWSAIVSAGLLLPDGKPRRLFGEAGLVRALGELVAEDGGVLSRSPLAQAQAIALLIELKACYRAVRREPPAAIEAMLGMLVPPLLTLTHGDGGLGSWQGAGAVPAERIAALVSASGVRTRPLKDARQWGYQRIVAGKSVLQFDAAPPPLARHARSGCASTLAFELSHGPQRIVVNCGGAAFAGGQVPVRIEQGLRATAAHSTLVLGDANSTAVLLNGKLGGGVGEVELDRRTIAPEKAGRGATRLEASHDGYVARNGLIHRRILILRDDGSELRGEDLLVPAGKKGKRGKIGFAIRFHIGPGIDLGLTANGRGAGLALPDGTYWQFRCGELGEGAALSIEESLWVDGQGRPQPIEQLVIQGLTPRSGGSFSWLFKKMG